The Pagrus major chromosome 24, Pma_NU_1.0 region CGCTTGAGGAATAGTCAGGGTACCGTATCAACAAAATCTTAAGGtatcatcctctggggaacatgaatgtttcTACAGAATGTCAttgcaatccatccagtagtttgAGATACAGTATTTCAGTCTCGACTAAAAGTCTGTTTGTGGTCTTGGGTCAGTTAACAGGACAGAAGATTGAAAAAAGTTCAAGCATAACTCCAAATTCCAGTAATTTTGATCCACTACTATGGTCACGGACAGTTCAGAGAGTTACCACATCAGAGCACATCGTGAAACCGCTGCATAAACAATCAGATCTTTAAGTGTCCCTCGTTCTGAGCTGCCTCTGAGCCTCGCTGGCACTGAAACGCAGACTTAGCTGAAGGAAAGTCATCCAGGGATATGGTTTTTCCCTCTGCTTCACAAATATCCGCAGTGCTACCATAAAGCAGagctgtaaatgtaaagattgtttgtgtttttaagctCAAACCTAAATTATCTGTCGACAGACTCCCCCTCTTGGTCGCTGGATCATCTCCAGTAAAAACTCTCGGTTTGCTCCAGGTTTGTGCAGAGTTGTTCAATAAAAGGTGATAATAAAAGTGAAGGACCTACATCAGGTCATGGGAAAACCAATAATGGAATTCTTTAGTTTGGTTTTTCCCCTGTAATCCTGAGGAACACTTTGATTTAATACGAACATTACATAGGATTATTAAGACATTCATGCTTTGGCAGAGCTGAATTGGAAAGAGGATTTTACAAGCTGACATACTGCTTTCGAGCAAGGCATTTAACTCAAGTTTATTCAACAGCCACTATCCTCCAACACAAGGTCATGGGAAAAGAGACGAATTTGATCACCCTCTTTCGACTGCTGAAATGACTCAAGAGGCTCTCTAACTTTGAAGAACATGCTGACATTGACTCGTAAAGACACTGCAGGGACAGTGAGGCAATTAGAGATGACAGATGTTGCTAAAATAAGAAAGCTGCATCAGTCGTGATTTTGGCTTCAGTTTCATAATGCACTCATGGGCTGAATGAATGCACGGTGTGTGGCGTTGTCAGTCGAAAGGCTCTTGACAAAGTCGGAAGGTTTTTTATCAGTTTCTGCCTGTTGGATCTTAATGAGCAGTTGCACCACTGTGGTCGGTTTTAGGATTAGGGGAGAAGTTAATTCTTAGATGCATCAAAATTCACTCTTGAAAGATCATGTCTCGAtacaaagaaatcaataaatcGTACATTTTAAACCCAATTCTCGACATTATGATCTCCTGTTACAACCATCCGGAAAGTAGCAGTTAGAAACTGAATGGGAAATGGCAAGCACTTTCAAAAAAGACTCAGACAATCGGATGAACTATCTGTCTATGACAGTCGATCACAGGCTAACTTTAACCAATCAGATCCACAGTAGGAGAGTGCTACCACCAGCAGAGCCCggtggtaaatcaaactctttaGAAGTCTTAAAGAGAAGTGCAAAAACGTCTTTTTCATCAAGAAAAGCTTTCAGTGCTTTCCCCGTGCTGAAAGATCCAAgttgtaagaaagttgatctttgagtctcattcccagctcgtcaaacgctgatgctttgggattgtaggttgggTTGGCCACCATCCcgaagcatcagtatttgacgagtttggAATACTTTCAAGTTGGACCTCAAAGCCCGACCCGTCCTTTTCAAACAAAttgcttctctctctcactggtCTCTGTCATCACACCTTCACCACGAtcgtagctgccagtagtttcTAATAGGACGCTGATTGGTTCAATATCCAGCCACAAGCACATAGCTTCAAGCCTGGTGAGATGACCgtgcaaatccagctgcctcgcaaggTCTGTTCCTCACAGCTGAGCCAACTGGATggtgaaaacttttttttttaaagtttttaaaaaaggaagtcCAGCCGAATGAGGTGTAATCATATACAGAGGTTTCATGCCATTAAAAAAACTGTCATTTAAGATCAAAGCAACATTAGATTGGAACTGGATTTCTTGGAGACGTCACAACAGACACGTTTTACTGACGGCATCTTGGCATTGATAATGATTTTATCACCACATCGTAGCCCGCTGATTTGGAATCAAATCGAATGGCGATGTGCCTTGAGATTCCCTTTCTTAATTGGTCTATCACATTGTTTGGATACTAGTTCGACTCAGGAAGAAAACTCTGATGAGGCTCTGACAAACAGGAATCAACAGCCTCGTCTTCATTGACACCCTATTTTTGAAAGCTCATGGATGTGTCTCCTAAGTGACAGGACGCTAGCCAAGGCAATTTGCTTTAATGAAGTTGAAGGGCATCCAAAATTAGCATTTAAATCAGACATCAGAATTTAGAAAGTGAGTGTGACACTGACACTGTCCCCTGAAACCAAAATGAGATTTTCTGTAATTGCTTCGAGATCAAATGTCACCAGATCTCTCCGTGATGACGGCATAAATGCATTTCGATGTTTACTGGAGGACTGGCAGCTCATTTCAGTGAGCTCTTGTGTCTGATTGGTACACTGACCTCTCGCGCTCCTGCTCCAGCAGGTTGGTGAACTCGTCGCTCTTCTTCATGAACTCTCCGTGGTTCCTCTTCTCGTCCTCCAGCTTGTACAGGGCCTGTTTGTGCGACTGCTCCACCATCAACAGCTGCTCCAGCATCCGCCGGTGTGtctccctctgcttctccaCTAGCTTGTCCAGCTGTGGGGGAGGCACATAGAAAACATCTGTCACATCTGGACTGCTCTGACACAGCCATTGAGGGCATTTTCCTTTAATTGTGATTGAGAGGTGGTGTTACCTCTTCCATGGGCTTCTCATAGATGTCCTCCTGCAAGGCCTCGGCCTTGCCCTGGATGGCGTCCCTCTGCAGGGCCTGCAGCACTTTCTCTGGTGTGACGAAGCCATATTTGGCCTCCAGCAGGGCCAAGTCGAGCTTCTCTGCCTTCAGCACTGTGATCACTTCATCTCTGGCCTGCAGTGGGTAAAGAAGATGGATCTGGTTAGATTCATCTTTGTCTTCCATTATGCAGCAAGACAGGAAGAGATGAGTCGACTTTAAACCCAATGTTAACTtaaatggcactcagtagagcgtcGTGCATTATTCCTTAAGAAATTAACGGTCGGTATCCAGCCTGAAATTCGTTGGTATTTGAAGATCTGGGAATGGGACTCAGCTATCATTCTCCAGAATTGTCTTCCCTACCTTTAATGTTTGATGGTAACTCCACCAACCAGGAGCAATAACCATTCATACACAATCACACAATGGTGGAAGAGCCACCAGGAgaaatttggggttcagtatcttacCAAAGGATAAATCAACATGTAGACTACACGGGCCAGGGACAGAACCACCAACCACCTAATTGGTGGACTACTGCTCTACCTCCTTTTCCACAGCCGCCCTGAGTAGTAGAGTCATACTTCCcaagatctgtaaacacactttgatgtttAAACTTGGTGCTGTTACACTGTGAGTACAGAAATTCACTTTGAAAGTGAAGTTAGTCTTTAAATGGTTAGTTTGAAAACCTGCACTGAGTTGAAAAAGTGTTTCACTCTTGAAGTCTGGTGGTACGTGGACCCAAGGAGGGACTTCTGCAGGGTTAGGGAAGGTACGAGGGGATACATGAGAACAGTAACATAAATAACCAATACTGTACCATGAGATCAGATAGATGTTTGAAATGCCCAGCTTTAGATAGCAAAATTGACTAAATCTACAGAATAGAGAAAGTGACCAAGCATCAGCTGCATGATTACTAGGTCTTGTATTGATTTACGAGGAATCCACCACAACAAGTCCAGTACTGTAGAACAGATACTTCTTTGTCTGCTCTGCTTGTCTTTGTCTACTTTGTTTCCTTGTGTCTAGCTTCTTTAATCTCAGCAATAAGACAAACTCAGCCTTGTTCCAATCATACAACATTACTGCCAGGGGCTTCCTGGATCCAGTGTTGGAATGACAGGAAGTAGCCTCAGCTGTTAGCTGTCCATTAACACTGGCTTTTAGTCCATCTCGAGTGGCCACTGCCCACTGATCCACCGTGTCTGACTGTATGTCCGACTGGGGCCGGTGCCATGTCTGCAGgcctgtctgctgctgtaaCAGCTAATTGTTCCCAGGGCTAAGTCCAAGTTTGCTCAGTTTGGATTACCTGCAGCTCTCCCTCGAGCAAGCTCAGCAGAAAGACGAGGTCATCTCTGGAAAGGTCCCTGGTCTTCTCCTTCCGACCCGCCTTCGTAGCACCACTGGCGTTCCCGTTCCCACTCCCATTCCCACTAGCACAGGTGCTGTTCTTGGCCATCTTGTGATTCCTCTGGATGGTGCCGGTGTCGTCCGGCGGCTCCCGATGTCGGCTGCGGCGCTCGGCCCTTCCGGAGGGCTCCTCTCGCTCTGCAGAGCGTTTGCGTGTGTCTTTCTGCTTGGCTTTGGTTACGTCCTCCAGACTGTTGCTGCGGGATCTCATGTTCCTCTACCTGTTGTGTGAGAGGAAAATGAAAGGATAAAgatgttttatgtaaatgtctttgtgttaCATTTGCATTCAAGGAgaggttcacccaaaaatataaAGTTATTTAAACGCATCCATGTCAGACGGGGTGTGCCAAcgctgttagcttagcagctaaagtgaggttttggcttaaaaagggttaaaataacgtcttttcaaatcaatttggaacctctgggcttccagagatTTGGATTATGTTGGATGAGCTGTGcggagccatttaatgttttacttttggttgttttttaacatttcaaaacaagtccccatctaccttagttgtttaggagagtgctacactgctgttttgctgtcCAGCAATGTTTTatagactacaaaacttcacctgactttccttCAGCAtgggaatttttatttttttgtgaactgttcctttaacttacGAGCGAGGCAACGGAGCATAATGTGCCAAATTTGGATCAATGACCTTGACTTTAAAGGGCTTTAAAGAACAAATCACTCTCAGCTGCTGTTACACTGTCATTTGTAATCAATCTGTGATGTTTGGGAGTCACAAGGACACACTTTGTGGctgatgaaatgttttaatttacattttctggcTGGAGCATTCATGCTTTAGAGGTCATGGATGCCACTTTCACTCAGCCTGCCTATGTATCCAAAACAAACCCTTGAACAAGCCCTATACATCCAAAGAAATGAGAACAATACTCCACCGAACAAAAATGCAAGTCTTGTCATCATCCTTGGATACCATCTAAACATAATCTTTGTTTATTACATATCATACTGCGCAGTGGGATCTCGTCACACTGTCATCATACTGCAAGTAGGCCGTAAACCCGACCTACGTACTGCGTCCAGGTCCACATTTGTCATCCGTACAACGCAACAGCATGTCGTCATTGCCTGACATGTTATTATTAGTCACTCAGCGGAACAGAGTCATCATCACCACGTCGTACCCCCGGCCACAAAGCGTGATTATGCCACAAATTCTCCAACAGTGCCAGAACTCTTTTGGACCCGGGACCTCGAGTCCTGTCGCAGCAAATTACCCAAAGCTGCCGAGCGACATTCACGGATGATGAATTTTCCCATAACGTGAAATTCTTGTCCAGAAAACGGCGGCCAAGATCGTTCTAGCAGAGGATTTAGGCACTGCGGTCTACTTGTGTACCTACTTTGTCTGTTTTACAGATGATGATAGGTGGTCTCATGTGTTTGGGCCCGGATCGGAAAAAGGGGCAACATCCGAGATGACTTAGTGAGTTATGAATAAAAAGCATCGTGGCTACCAAGCGAGGTCTGTTTGCAGTGTACAGTGTGTCTTTGTGACATCTGGTTTATGAATGGGCCATTCAGTGACTCACTGACTTTGATAAATCGAACGATGATAAATAGGTGAATGCTGTAAACTGCAGTCTCACAGGCAAAAGAACCATAAGCCTCCTTCGCCGAGTAATTTATTGCCTTTTCAGCATTATGCTCAGCTAAAGTAAATACATCCAAAAGACGAACCagaactgaaacaaaaacatgctgaGACTCATTTCTGATTGTTTGATGTGAGAGGGAATAATCTGCCTAGAGGCATTACATCATCATCTATCAGGCTCGACTGGCGTCAAAAAGGTTTCCATCTAACTGAGCTCAGAAGTTCCAGCTaaagacaacatttcacaacGACGTCCTGTCATTACCACGAAACAATGTCAGTTTTGATTGTACTTCTGATGAAAGATTTCCCAACATGTGAGGCTTTGTGAGCTGAGCTTTCATCTGCTCTCAGCCTTTAGTAGCTCATCCATGAAGACCAGGAAAAAGGGATTAGCtcaacatgaaatgaaattaattgATAAAGCCGTTAAATTGCAAAGGGGTGTATATTAACAGAAACTTAACCTAAAAAATGAGATTGACACTAAAATAGCTCTGTTTCAATTTACCAATTGGTTTCCCATTTACTAATTTACATAGTACTCAATGCATCACAGCTATTTATAAATttcaggtacttgtacttgagtatttcactTTTATGCTACTTTCTACTTGATACTTTACACACaaaaagagcagagaagaaaaagagggagctGGATCCAAATGATAACGTAATGACCAACTTTTTTCAACCAGCTCAGAAAGCTGCTCCCACCTAGACTGAAGAGATAGCCAGGAGCTCGTGTTACTAGCCAAGAGATAACTAGCATCAGTGAAGCAGCCACCACCACctgtgaggaagaggatgatgtAGATAATGGCAAAGATGTTCTGCGTGTGTTTATGTTAATGGGTAAAGCAGACTTTCAGGGGCCGAGCCAaggagtacttttactgaaaatACCTacatatttttgcttttgtagAGTTCTGGCTGCAGTAAAGGAGTATTTTACTGCTTGTtcttacttaagtaaaagatctgaagACCTTTTCCGTCACGTATATCTACGAGCTAAACCGAAATAAGTCAAATAACTCAAAAGCACCTGAAAAAAAGGCCGAACATACACCAAAACTACCCACACTGTGATACAACAACAGCTGACATTGTGTCTTGTGTTCACTCTATTTAAACTTCTTGTTTATTGtctgtttaataaaacaaagaaaaagtgatAACTCTTTTCAGCCGTTGTCCAGAGTTGCTGCTGAGACAAAATCCGAACATCTCGCCCTGATTGGACCTCAGAAACAAAGTGTTCGAGACTCCTGCAGTGTGCGTCCAGCCCGTTGTGTGAGGCCCTCTGACAGTTTATGAGTAAGAAAGATGGCTGGGTGATTGCATTGTGCACACTCTAGGCACGGCGCCACATGATTCAGGGCTGAGGTAATTCCCTGCAGTCGAAGACAGACTCCACATCGACTTACTCACAGATCTGGGCTGCAGGCGATAGACAGAACCCGCTCCGCTCAGATTTAGGTAATGAGCGTTTGTATCTTTCCTGTGCAGTATTTCAAGGACGCAGAAcagtttgtatgtttgtaactTTATCCTGGACGTCATTAGAACGGTATGTAACCTCTCTAATGAGTTACTGCACTGGCTACATAATTACCTCAGCCATCAGTCACTCCCGCAGCCTGTTAAGACCTTACATGATGCAACAAACTCACAGATGCACAAAAAGCTGCAGGGTTAGAGATTCAAGCCGAGATTGTGCAACAGATCCGAGGGTCACAGACATGTAACGCAGCCCCGCTGGGATTCCCACATGTGCAAGTATCACATATCTGCAAAATCTCCAAGATGGATCAGAAATACATCACATAGTTCACAAAACAGTTCACAGAGAGGACGGGAAAAAGGCTCCGTATTGGATCTGACGTATCTCCAGATCAGTCCCTTTTCTGTCCTGGTGGGAGTTAAATAAATTAGTTTTGAGATCAGGGTTATATCTCTGGCAAATGACGGTCGTGATTTTTGTGAACTGTGTTATTGGTTATTGGAAACTTGGAGCGAAGCGGTCAGAATTGGAAACACTTGAATGAGCGCTGGCCAAGACTGTGCTGCTTTGTGTTCACGGGCtgatgtgaaaataatttgtTGAACTGTAGCTACACGGCTCAAAACACCTTTCTTTCATTATACAAAGTAATGCCGTGCTTAAAGGATTTGTCCTTTGAAGATGTGAACCAAAAGCCTAAATTATACTTAAGAATGTTCTGCATTTATTAGATTAAAGTAATAAGCCTATAAGGCAAGGCCggtttatttataaagcatcAATCAGACAAAGGGCGggtcaaagtgctttacagggtcATGGGAATAGAAATACGACATTAAGcaaacattaaaactgcattttaaagATATTAAATACAGCAAGAAATAgctaaagggacagttcaccccttAAAATGAACATTAAGTCATCATCTGCTCAGGACAGTCAGTGAAGTAGAGGGGGATGTAAAAgaacaaccaaaaacaaaacattaaatggctccatacagctcatccggtgtaatccaagtctctggaagccccacgatcccaaattgatttgaaaatacgtTATTCAAACTCATTTTTAAGCTggaatcttcactgtagctgctaagctaaaagtgttagcacgcCAGCACCCCGTTTGcaatctcggggcttccagagactccAGAGATTCTGCCGGACGAGCTGTaagaagccattttatgttgttttggtgGGACTTCCCATCAATAATATCTGTTTTTTAGTGGCACAGcgggctggaaattgtcccgaggtgtcctataaaaatatcctgtggtttcacgcttactaatgttgaaacacagtctcgaactgcggtcagtggcttggcagccttcttgcctggAACTCCTCCAAGTCAGGTCGTAAACATGTTACGTAAACGTGATATggcacattttgtagaaatgtcaatgtggtatgtagcctatgtaacaaacaaatataaacatgtcAGTGGTTTAGATAAACTTCCAACATTTTGATccatattttacaacaacagttgtttaggagaacgctgtttttctgcgaagctccagaaatgttttgtggactacaaaactttacccGACC contains the following coding sequences:
- the LOC140991950 gene encoding filamin A-interacting protein 1-like; the encoded protein is MRSRSNSLEDVTKAKQKDTRKRSAEREEPSGRAERRSRHREPPDDTGTIQRNHKMAKNSTCASGNGSGNGNASGATKAGRKEKTRDLSRDDLVFLLSLLEGELQARDEVITVLKAEKLDLALLEAKYGFVTPEKVLQALQRDAIQGKAEALQEDIYEKPMEELDKLVEKQRETHRRMLEQLLMVEQSHKQALYKLEDEKRNHGEFMKKSDEFTNLLEQERERCRGRHVIETASSRKKQRIPEELK